The Micromonospora sp. NBC_00421 DNA window GAGCAGCTCGTCGGCCAGGCCGAGCAGGGCGACAGACCGCGGCGCGACATCGAGCGGCATCTCGACGGTCGCCAGGATGTCGCCGGCGAGGGTCTGCCGCGCGGCGCGGACCGTACCCGTCCATGTCTGGTCGTGATCGTTGACCGCGACCAGGGTGGGCCTTCCGTGGCGGGGCTGCACGGTCAGCAGCCGTGGCGCGAACGCGTGCTTGAGCGCGTAGTAGAGGGGCTTGGGTCGTTCGTCGCTGTCCACGGCGGCCCAGGAGGTGACCGGCCAGCAGTCGTTGAGTTGCCAGACGAGGGCCCCGGCGGTGTACGGCCACCAGGAGCGGAAGTGCTCGACGCCGAACGCCACCGCCCGTGCCTGGTTGAGCTGTGTCGCCCAGTGCCACTGCGCGAAGTCGTCAGGCACCGGCAGGTGGGGTGCGAGGCCGCGGTCCAGCTTGCCGTTGCCGTCGCCGGCCTTCTGGTGCAGCAGAAACGCGGGTGAGGTGGGTGCCAGCGGCTGGTCACGGATCCAGCGGGTGAGGGTCGCCCAGGTGGGCGGGCCCTGGAAGCCGAACTCCGCGCAGAACCGCGGGATGTGATCGCGGTAGTGGGTGTAGTCGAGCATGTTCCAGACGTCCCACTCGTGGCGGGTGCCGTAGCGGGCGTCGTTGGGCGGGAGATCGCCGGGGCTGTACGGGCTGCCGGGCGCGTACGGGCGGGTGGGGTCCAGTGCGGTGACGAGTGCGGGCAGCAGTTCGGTGTAGTAGCCGAGCCCCCAACTGCGTCCGTCGAGGGCCTCCTGCCAGCCCTCCCAGTCGGTGTAGGCGGGCAGGTTCTCGTTGTTGCCGTTCCACAGCACCAGCGACGGGCGGGCGACCAACCGGGTGATGTTCTCCCGCGCCTCGGCCTCGACCTCGCTCCGCAGGGGCTCCTCCTCGGCATAGAAGGCACACGCGAAGGGGAAGTCCTGCCACACCAGCACGCCCCGCTCGTCGCAGGCGGCATAGAAGTCGTCGGTTTCGTAGATGCCGCCGCCCCAGATCCGCAGCATGTTCATGTTCGCCTCGACGGCCTGGTCGATCCGGCGGGCGAGCCGTTCGGGGGTGACCCGGGTGAGGAGGTGGTCGTCCGGGATCCAGTTGGCGCCCTTGGCGAAGACCCGGGTGCCGTTGACGACGAACACGAACGGCGTGCCGGTCCCGTCGGGCTCGGTGTCCACGGTGACGGTGCGGAAGCCGATCCGACGTCGGTCGGTGTCCACCGGCTCGGCGTCGGCCAGGAGCGTGACGGTCAACTCGTAGAGCGGCTGCTCACCGTAGCCGACCGGCCACCACAGCCGGGCGTCCGGCACGAGGACGGTGACGTGGGTGGCGTTGCCGGAGACAGCCGTCCGTTCCTCGCGGCCGGCCACGGTCACCACCGCGGTGTAGTAGCGGTCCGCGGCGCGCTCCACGTCCAGGTGTACGTCGACGCGGCCGGTGCCGTCGGGGTCGACGGTGACCAGCGGCCGCACCTGGGCCAGCCGGGCGGTGTCCCAG harbors:
- a CDS encoding glycoside hydrolase family 2 protein, translated to MTCTTLHEGWRLRANGGPTPDVLAGRDIPAQVPGSTHLDLMAAGLIPDPYLDSNEASLTWMHRVDWQYATVFQASAPGVGERVELVFDGIDTIATIALNGVVLGRTANMHRGYRFDVRETLREGHNELTVTLGAALTYAEQAESQLGWRQRAYPHPYNAIRKMACSFGWDWGPDLQTAGIWKPVRLERWDTARLAQVRPLVTVDPDGTGRVDVHLDVERAADRYYTAVVTVAGREERTAVSGNATHVTVLVPDARLWWPVGYGEQPLYELTVTLLADAEPVDTDRRRIGFRTVTVDTEPDGTGTPFVFVVNGTRVFAKGANWIPDDHLLTRVTPERLARRIDQAVEANMNMLRIWGGGIYETDDFYAACDERGVLVWQDFPFACAFYAEEEPLRSEVEAEARENITRLVARPSLVLWNGNNENLPAYTDWEGWQEALDGRSWGLGYYTELLPALVTALDPTRPYAPGSPYSPGDLPPNDARYGTRHEWDVWNMLDYTHYRDHIPRFCAEFGFQGPPTWATLTRWIRDQPLAPTSPAFLLHQKAGDGNGKLDRGLAPHLPVPDDFAQWHWATQLNQARAVAFGVEHFRSWWPYTAGALVWQLNDCWPVTSWAAVDSDERPKPLYYALKHAFAPRLLTVQPRHGRPTLVAVNDHDQTWTGTVRAARQTLAGDILATVEMPLDVAPRSVALLGLADELLTPVDPRSELLTVAAAGIRVHHQFAEDRDIAYDPAPFTAEVTPVTGGYRVDVRATSYVRDLALLADKVAPDAVVDDMLVSLLAGETHTFTVRTEASLADSSALRHPRVLRCANAAARAEERPDKD